From a single Hymenobacter sp. YIM 151500-1 genomic region:
- a CDS encoding RICIN domain-containing protein, which produces MKQPFRTLRQLHPLLLRSLWLLLSLLLAGPLHAQITLPLEVLGPQGTTRQVSLSVADPSKVASVYLRVHRPGFRAASTQPTIARASVQVNGGSWVDITNANCTVFPQEASYGGIGGGFQTVRFTVAASKLGPFRAGGNTLSIRLNQTDGHSSGLRVLELNLLDAGGAKLVPASAFVADDPRKWTAPRAGAADVAEGQRLWKEAALKESPLATGTLKATCASCHHERGLDLKYFNYSNTSIVERTKFHGLSQAQGEQIASYIRSLTLKKRDGSPFDAPGTPWDPPYQPGPGLDSKPVELWSAGAGLNAVLEKDRDIIPHLFPKGTSVAAMKEATSSKGMLNMRELPLSVQLLDWNEWITPLHPVDIWGAEFYTTRAWKAYQRVRQELAPSGRTSVSKERLLDIMQWFTADAINGTLDDDGYGRKLPAGVTWEQAAVGLRRWAVTKIWELNQDFYLEDMPLQLYPNGERGWVGRHRSVFELAPHLSSHNGEQFIYQSHLVGKYFSTIWYHTQVIVNPGYRDNVVHIPVDWKYHLDHIDNLSGWFKETPGEGMRYAASLIKDMQMWDNKYGVQDPGRGWNLREIKLNNLVHPDYDNLFADLSPDFRKNLAEAYFSSWYDKTASHPIADYKRWNILPDGSADTPGGAYDWAPSNFPYYPIPEKLKGYEEYPQRLRDAIVYGRPLGVNGELLNKMADFGHAMWPLWGFDKLKGGTAVAGTGTGLKGQYFNATTLDANNLQPVLTRVDPRLELSWPASPGAGVRENDFTVRWTGYVQAPLSGEYTFATSSDDGNRLWMDNKLLVDAWKSGDGNGGQGKITLEAGKLYPIKLEYLEYGGNANVRLMWSLPNLDVKVIVPTTQLYPELPAAPAGPANGTYRLVARHSGKVLDVNGASQAEGAGIIQWSAHGGTNQHWQLTAVGNGFYKLVAVHSGKALDVDHSGTTNGTKIHQWTDNGSPAQRWKIEATTDGYYKLTAECSGKVLDVSGVSQADGAAVHQWDYVGGLNQQWKLEPVSSAAGALQASAETAASATPAARVAAGTSFAAFPNPSPGLATLELTAAATQRVTVQVRNQQGYLVSLVQVPVRAGRNHFRLPAALPAGTYVLEATVDGKNHFFRLEVQQQ; this is translated from the coding sequence ATGAAACAACCTTTCCGTACTCTACGACAACTTCATCCGCTACTGCTCCGGAGCCTGTGGCTGCTACTGAGCCTGCTACTGGCCGGGCCCTTGCATGCCCAAATCACCTTGCCCCTGGAAGTGCTCGGGCCGCAGGGCACCACCAGGCAAGTGTCGTTGTCGGTAGCTGACCCGAGCAAAGTAGCTAGTGTCTATCTGCGCGTGCACCGCCCCGGCTTCCGGGCCGCCAGCACCCAGCCCACCATTGCCCGCGCCAGCGTGCAGGTCAACGGCGGCAGCTGGGTCGACATCACCAACGCCAACTGCACCGTATTCCCACAGGAAGCCAGCTACGGCGGCATCGGCGGGGGTTTCCAGACCGTGCGCTTCACCGTGGCCGCCAGCAAGCTGGGCCCGTTCAGAGCGGGCGGCAACACGCTCAGCATCCGCCTCAACCAAACCGATGGGCACAGCAGCGGCCTGCGCGTGCTGGAGCTGAACCTGCTCGACGCGGGCGGCGCCAAGCTGGTGCCGGCCTCGGCCTTTGTGGCAGACGACCCCAGGAAGTGGACCGCCCCCCGCGCCGGCGCCGCCGATGTGGCCGAGGGCCAGCGCCTGTGGAAGGAAGCCGCCTTGAAAGAGTCGCCCTTGGCTACGGGCACGCTTAAGGCCACCTGCGCCAGCTGCCACCACGAGCGGGGCCTGGACCTGAAGTACTTCAACTACTCCAACACGTCCATCGTGGAGCGCACCAAGTTCCACGGCCTGAGCCAGGCGCAGGGCGAGCAAATTGCCTCCTACATCCGCAGCCTGACCCTGAAAAAGCGCGACGGCTCTCCCTTCGACGCGCCGGGCACGCCCTGGGACCCGCCCTACCAGCCCGGCCCCGGCCTGGACAGCAAGCCCGTGGAACTGTGGTCGGCGGGCGCGGGCCTGAACGCCGTGCTGGAGAAGGACCGCGACATCATCCCGCATCTGTTCCCGAAAGGCACGTCGGTGGCGGCCATGAAGGAAGCAACTTCTTCGAAAGGCATGCTCAACATGCGCGAGCTGCCTCTCTCGGTGCAACTGCTGGACTGGAATGAGTGGATCACGCCTCTGCACCCGGTCGACATCTGGGGCGCCGAGTTCTACACCACCCGCGCCTGGAAAGCCTACCAGCGCGTACGGCAGGAGCTAGCGCCCAGCGGCCGCACCAGCGTGTCGAAGGAGCGGCTGCTGGACATCATGCAGTGGTTTACTGCCGACGCCATCAACGGCACCCTCGACGATGACGGCTACGGGCGCAAGCTGCCCGCCGGCGTAACCTGGGAGCAAGCCGCCGTGGGCCTGCGCCGCTGGGCCGTCACCAAAATTTGGGAGCTGAACCAGGACTTTTATCTCGAAGACATGCCGCTCCAGCTTTACCCCAACGGGGAGCGAGGCTGGGTGGGCAGGCACCGCTCGGTGTTTGAACTGGCGCCCCACTTGTCGAGCCACAACGGCGAGCAGTTCATCTATCAGAGTCACCTGGTAGGCAAGTACTTCTCTACCATTTGGTACCACACGCAGGTGATTGTCAACCCCGGCTACCGCGACAACGTGGTGCACATTCCCGTGGACTGGAAGTACCACCTCGACCACATCGATAACCTCTCGGGCTGGTTCAAGGAAACGCCGGGTGAGGGCATGCGCTACGCGGCCAGCCTGATCAAGGACATGCAGATGTGGGACAACAAGTACGGCGTACAGGACCCGGGCCGCGGCTGGAACCTGCGGGAAATCAAGCTCAACAATCTGGTTCACCCGGACTACGACAACCTGTTTGCTGACCTGAGCCCGGACTTCCGTAAGAACCTGGCCGAGGCCTACTTCAGCTCCTGGTACGACAAAACCGCCTCGCACCCCATTGCCGACTACAAGCGCTGGAACATCCTGCCCGATGGCTCGGCCGACACGCCCGGAGGAGCGTACGACTGGGCTCCATCCAACTTCCCCTACTACCCCATTCCTGAGAAGCTAAAAGGCTACGAGGAATATCCGCAACGCCTGCGCGACGCCATCGTGTACGGGCGGCCGCTGGGTGTGAACGGGGAGCTTCTAAATAAAATGGCCGACTTCGGCCACGCCATGTGGCCCTTGTGGGGCTTCGACAAGCTGAAGGGCGGCACGGCCGTGGCAGGCACGGGCACCGGCCTGAAGGGGCAGTACTTCAACGCCACCACCCTGGATGCCAACAACCTGCAACCCGTGCTCACGCGCGTAGACCCACGACTTGAGCTAAGCTGGCCGGCCTCGCCGGGCGCCGGGGTGCGCGAAAACGACTTCACGGTGCGCTGGACCGGCTACGTGCAGGCGCCGCTGTCGGGCGAGTACACATTTGCCACCAGCAGCGACGACGGCAACCGCCTGTGGATGGACAACAAGCTGCTGGTGGACGCCTGGAAAAGTGGCGACGGTAATGGCGGCCAGGGCAAAATCACGCTCGAAGCCGGCAAGCTTTACCCCATCAAGCTGGAGTATCTGGAATACGGCGGCAACGCCAATGTGCGGCTAATGTGGAGCCTGCCCAACCTCGACGTGAAAGTAATTGTCCCCACCACGCAGCTATACCCGGAACTACCGGCCGCACCCGCGGGCCCGGCTAACGGCACCTACCGCCTGGTAGCGCGCCACTCGGGCAAGGTGCTGGACGTGAACGGCGCCAGCCAGGCCGAGGGGGCCGGTATTATCCAGTGGTCTGCCCACGGGGGAACCAACCAGCACTGGCAGCTGACGGCCGTCGGCAACGGCTTCTACAAGCTGGTGGCCGTGCACTCGGGCAAGGCCCTGGACGTGGACCACAGCGGCACCACCAACGGCACGAAGATTCATCAGTGGACCGACAACGGCAGCCCGGCCCAGCGCTGGAAAATTGAGGCTACTACGGACGGCTACTACAAACTCACGGCTGAGTGCTCGGGTAAGGTGCTGGACGTGAGCGGGGTGAGCCAGGCCGACGGCGCCGCCGTGCACCAGTGGGACTACGTGGGCGGCCTCAACCAGCAGTGGAAGCTGGAACCCGTGAGTAGTGCGGCCGGGGCCTTGCAAGCCAGCGCGGAAACGGCGGCTTCCGCTACCCCAGCCGCCCGTGTGGCAGCGGGTACCTCCTTCGCGGCGTTTCCTAATCCCAGCCCAGGCCTGGCCACGCTGGAGCTGACGGCAGCAGCCACGCAGCGCGTCACGGTGCAGGTGCGCAACCAGCAGGGCTACCTGGTGAGCCTGGTGCAAGTGCCCGTGCGGGCGGGCCGAAACCACTTCCGGCTACCCGCCGCGTTGCCGGCCGGCACGTATGTGCTGGAAGCTACTGTCGACGGAAAAAATCACTTTTTCCGTCTTGAGGTGCAGCAGCAGTAG